The nucleotide window GGAGAtatactacatcatcataacGGCCgactgaatgaaaatataactatatttatatatagcaatatttGTCATGTACAATTACTgtagcaaccaccacccattttttaaaaattaattagcGTGTTGACAGCTGATCTGTAGATCGCGGATTCAGGTCCAGCAAttgctttattttttttcccgatCACTTTCATCTAAAAGAACATTTTTGACcatataaagtaaatttgaaataattcaaaatattaattattGTACGATCATGTAATGTATATCACTTTTCTCGTTGTGTTGTGTTATATTCCTCCTTGACCCGAAACTTTAACAAAATCTCATCGAGGAGATTAGAAAAAATGACAGAAACGTCGCATATGACCTTAGATATtatgtgaaaatataaattaacaGCAAAATGCCTGCATATCATGACATGTCAatttctacccagagttgtagTTATTAAACGACTAGTTTACGTACGATTTACttactaaaaataaaaaagcaaAACCAAACTCGTTCACTTTCCGATCTGTTTTCAGAATTTTTGAGACCCGACGGCACGGTGTGTAAGAATCGATTATGTGTATCGAAAGATGACACTTGGATATATATTCTATAAGTGTTGGCAACAGTGGAAAGTACAAAGGTAAAATATTTACGGTTCTATTTCTGAAATCATTGAATAacaaatttatcaatatttcgaatttcctcatATCACATCCCCACGGCttacacattatatatgtatgacaATAAATCAGAACAGTTTCCCCGAGTGGCAATTTTGTAACCCGGTTACAATATTGAATTTCTGTAGAATAAATGGCATGGTTTATTTTTATGAccatgtacatgcatgctaaATTCACTTTTCCAACTCCTAATCATATAGATCCGCCACTACTTCAGTTGTGTTATGAGTAAAGCAGGTTGCATTTTGACCAGTTAATCATGTTAATAGTAATTGACTTTACTCACAAGTAACTTATGTACAGGGAATATGTTTGTAAAATCCTTTTTATTAGACTGAAAAGGATGGTTATTCAGAGTTAATCATTATATCTCACAGGTCCCTGGGTCATAATACATGCATGAATACACAAAtgtataaggttagatgtgtattcatatattgtgacccaagcacctgtgttaTATCTTACAATTTTCTAATCTcggcgagattcgtcgaggttGGATATTTGGACCGACACCTCTTCGGAAGAGGCGCagcatcagtccaaatatccagcctcgacgaatctcgctgagattaacTGTTTTTCTATTAATAAATGTTGCATGGATTCATGAATATTATTGGTCACCATTAAGAATATTAAACATACCATTTTCCTTTATTTTAGAGTAACTCGAAATGTGGATGCATATTGCTATCAGTGTAAAACATTGGTCCATTTGGTGCTAGACACTGAGGATTTTGAAATCTTGCCAGGAAAAATCATCCGACTTACAGGAACTTGTGTTCAGTGTAACGctctaataataaaaaatcatattcttAAGGGATGGCACAGAGCTCTCTTTTGACAAGAAGGGTTGTTGTCACTTGTGTGTATAGATGAATACGTCCAAAAGACTTGCAGAATGTGCAGAGAAGCTTAGTACATCGGTTTTTACCCTAGACACATTCAAGTCAAGACAATGTGATGCTTTGTAACTCCAGGAGGTCGTgccaaaataatgtttttaatttatttgttgtatattaatcaaattttactTCAATGATGAGAACATTGTGCATGTTATGATTATTGATCAggtaataaacaatttttaaaatgtattatatGTCTCTTTTCTTTCTTAGTTTATGGAGACATTGATAGGTACCTGTCATTTACCAGAGAAAGATTGGATATCACAggattgtatgtacatgtacataagtatattgttttacgtcccatttgaGAATTGTCAACTCATATTGAGATTTGAGACCTCAGGCTCACCATCACTAGATAAATCCTGCAAATTTGACCTATAGTTGGTGATTATGTCCGCAGAAGTAAGacttctttatcatgccaattGCATATcatgacacaggacctccatttTTGAAAGACATGTAACTCGCTCCTGGTGAAGGAAGAACCTATGTTAAATGTCTTATGTTAAATATAGTGTCAGGAATCAAGAAGCAATCCTGGGTCTCCAGCaaaggggtgctggagtcctgaaatttacaatttatgtctccgttgtcccaatgatgcttcaaaccaactttgaaaagaattggactggtagttattaagaagctaaaaatgttcaattgttaatgtacgacggatgacaaccaattgcaataggtcacctgagtaaacttaaaaaacaaaaacttgtaATGAACCTTCCAATGGAAGCAGCTTTTATTGgaaacaaatcaataaacaAAAGCAATCAAAATTGCATAACAACTGGTACaatatttttaatacatgtatgtaacaccTGAACATATTGTACATTTTGCCTGTTAATATATTATCTTGCATGactattgtaatattttagaagagggacttgtaagttgtcagaatgttcccaatccttttaaaatatgttcaaagcAAAACCTGAACATACACTGTACTCCTAATTTCAAAGATTTATGGACCCTGTACACATTTGAAGGTGGTCATATGGATGAACTCTAGGCTGATCTAATACGCTTTCTTGGGAATCGCATCTGAACATTTAAATTAGTGAGGcctatatgcatgtacattctGATCCACATTTACATGTTGATTTTATGCAATGATGTACATCAACACACATTTCATTCTGTAACAAAGGTTTtcttacatttaaaacatttgtagTTTATAGGCCATAATTATAAAATTCTCTCTCAATTTACTGTGCATCAGTTGTCCATGAAACAAAGTGTAGCTATCAAGTAAATCTTGTCTTCACGATGAAGAGTTTGATGAACCCATTTTTTTAAGCACAGCACAACTCAACAATGCAGCAATTTGGTAAGGAAATATATGTTTACGCAACTGAAAATACATAACATATTGTAAAATCACCCAGGTATCACATTTTCCTGGttactattaataaattgaattCTGTTTCAAATCATATATGGTATCTGTAACattgatgttttaaaactagtagatacactgtatattatttCTTGAAAATTCCACTCTGTCCTGtccttgatatttttttctttcgtaAATCACAAGTGAAGTCATTTGTTCTGCTGTCTTCCGAGTTTTCACTGTTGTGGCAAAATCACATCTCGACATTTTAACTTCCAAAGTTCCTAAAAAGTTTAGAAttctataatatatacatgtagatacacaagagcttgttctgcgaatgatcagtttttaaatcgcggcaggctactgataaacaggttgatggtgcatggatttcaacaatctcatttaaagtcagcatttcgcaaatttccatggtcgttataacgatctagtttgccaataaaacctatcgttgggtcaaatgctgtctgacttgtttcataccgaatgttaggccatcttggcacactgattttgactatggataactccgtttacctgatcaagatatcgggctcacggcgggtgtgacttgctgacagggggtgtttactcctcctaggcacctctggtatatcctggggtccgtgtttgcccaactatctattttgtattgcttataggagttatgagattgatcactgttcgttatcgttaCTTTTCATTTAATTATACAACATTCCAAAGACTtgctgtaaattcctaaatatgaacaaggaatttattatcacATAATCTAGCAAGTTGTACCATGcacttgtaaaataagattaattgctcttttctttatttcctgTAAAACCTCTACATCAACAGATCACTCACaaattattacaatatttaaatatactttTCAGATCACGTCACCATTGATTTAAGCATTGtttcaaaaacaaatgaaacacaGGCATAGGATAAAATTCACGTTAACTTTAATGAATTATGAAGACTAACGGTAGTTTTAACAGATTTAAGCCTTATATGGAACAAACTAACAGGTCACAACAGTTCAATTTACCATCAAGATTCAAAATGAGTGTCTATCTAATATCATAAACAGTTCTATTGGGcaaaataatcatcaaaagATGCAGTGTTAAAGACAAACGATGATTTAAGAACTATAATCATATACAGCTTACCTTCAATGACACTTGTTTAGGGTCAATGCCTTTTGCAATCAACTTTTTTGCGGCTATTTCAATGGTCTCTTTCTCCAAACTGTCTTGAATGGTGCCTTTGATATCAATGAAGTTGATATCTCCAGAAGAATAGTGGCACGAAATGGACTAAAATTGAACAATACCCTTTTATAAggtttgctctctctctctttctctgatCTCTCTCTTTTTCTGAATAAGGCCTCAATAATCTGAGCACTTTTCACTATCTACTCACTGTTTTGGATCTCTTAactaattaaagatatcttaaattatttgagtttatgttaatttggtgctccataaaTATCACATGTTCAAAATTTGAGCTACAAAGCTCCtacgtacagtgtacatgtaattccattTTTGGTAATAACTGGCTAAATTGACTTTGACAtcaaatgccccccccccccccccccccccccccccccatcaacTTCCTTTTCATTTACATTCAAAACGTCACATAAAAGAGATCAACCTAAATGTTTCAATAAAGATaatttttcaaaacacattATAGCAACGAACACACCTTCCTGAAACCTTTAGTCTTGTTCATTCCAGATCCATGGATCAACAAAGGGTGGAAAAAGACTGTGTCCCCCGTTTCCATGGGAAGATGGACTCTCGGAGCGTTCGGATCAAAATCTCGGATTCCATGGTACAATTTGTTAACACCTCCCTGAAAATCCACgtcatgcatttttaaaaaaaacatcagTAAATTGAATAGAAGTAAATTTACAGTATGTTTATTAAGAATTTGAATAAAAGATCAGTGTATTTCAGTCTGTCCATTTAAATTTGTTAGTCAGCGTGTAACATGCAGACACATAACATGAAAAAGAAAGCAAAGAAAAtctattgatattttgttaagtACTATACTTATTCAAATGGATCCATAAAAAAGATGTGTTCAAAGCTAAAATTCTTGATTAAAAATGGTTTGATTAGACATTGCAATTTGTATGAACACTACACTTCATTATATATCCTGTATTTTGAACTAAGCTAACATACTAAgctatgaaatattttaaacttcataaatattgacaactgtagagaaacattttatatttttaatatatatatagacgtGTAAATGTATGCTCTTGATCACAGCACTACACTATATACCTCCCACTCTGGATATTCATGCTGGAGTAGCTCCCCTTTGTGAGAACCAGGTAACACAACCAGACATCCATTCTCCCGGTTCACCTTCTCCATGGCTGTCCAAGAGCAGACAATCCTGTCTGCAGGCCTGAAAGGGAAGTAATGCAGGTCCTGATGCAGAGGGTGTCTGGAACTCTTTTTGCctatattcatgaaattttcaaaagtttcaGTCATAAAACTGCACATACAGATCAAAAGACTACCTCATATACAactgtaatataaatatatacatttgtttaaaatatcaCAAGCAGCTCTACACAAACGAATCAAccacaaaacattgaaaacaagCACAGACAAATCAAGCACAACACAACCCAACTAAACCTAGAATATACTTTACTTCAGATCCTGATCCCTTtttatgtccccccccccctccgagatcgaagattggggggggggggggcatattgtctttgtcctgtctgtcattttgacCAGTAAGttctagagctttgatattttacatgagtattccttatgacaagacctttccgtgggtaccaacattttttaccctgtaaccttgacctaggagtttggcctactttttgaaaactttaaccttaaattgctaataacttttgaacagtgagtgctagagctttgatatttcacatgagtattccttgtgacaaaacctttttgaccttgtgacattgaccttggagtttaacctacttttataaaatttgacattggtcataacttctaaatggtaaatattaaagctttcatattgcacatgggcatttcttgtgacacgatctttctactggtaccaagatatttgtccttgtgaccttggccatcttggGAATTgcccattattgggggcatttgtgtttcacaaacacatctgtTTCTATTATAACTTTACCTGGATCAGGTGGTTTGTTGATAAGCATGGTGTGCATGGCTTTGACAGTTTTTCCTGATCCTGTGAAAGCCTGAACATATCGAACTATCTAAAACAAAAGGTACATTTTAGCTATCACAAAATATGAGAGAAACAAAAAGTTCATTTCCTTTCCAAATCAACATTGATATCAGCTGGAGTATTTATATTCTCATGAGATATTAAGTacattaaaaagttttaaaaataaaatcattggCACACTTTTTAATAAAATCAGATAAATA belongs to Ostrea edulis chromosome 7, xbOstEdul1.1, whole genome shotgun sequence and includes:
- the LOC125654606 gene encoding phytanoyl-CoA dioxygenase, peroxisomal-like, producing MTERLKTIFGHLDSASSITHIPTLSASGVAPNVNSTFRYTLDNPILSHEQRQFYEDNGYLVIRNLVSKEKLDVYRDQFEKICKKEVEASLGMTVMKDVAIARSEFVPGQQAITKIQHFERDEVLFGYCALPEIVRYVQAFTGSGKTVKAMHTMLINKPPDPGKKSSRHPLHQDLHYFPFRPADRIVCSWTAMEKVNRENGCLVVLPGSHKGELLQHEYPEWEGGVNKLYHGIRDFDPNAPRVHLPMETGDTVFFHPLLIHGSGMNKTKGFRKSISCHYSSGDINFIDIKGTIQDSLEKETIEIAAKKLIAKGIDPKQVSLKELWKLKCRDVILPQQ